Proteins encoded in a region of the Clostridium butyricum genome:
- a CDS encoding ECF transporter S component, producing MKIREKNSKKMIFTALFIAVGIVLPFITMQIPSIGNMLCPMHIPIILCGFICGGTWGFIAGLIVPILRSVLFGAPPLMPTAIAMSFELAAYGLITGIMYKKLYNKKGRIYISLITAMILGRSIWGIVSFGLYNLLGNNFTWKLFAMQAFINSIPGIVIQLTLIPIMIYKLQNAEGAVISYDK from the coding sequence ATGAAGATACGTGAAAAAAATTCTAAAAAGATGATATTTACAGCATTATTTATTGCAGTAGGTATTGTTTTGCCGTTTATTACAATGCAAATTCCATCAATAGGGAATATGCTTTGTCCAATGCATATTCCTATTATATTGTGTGGATTTATATGCGGAGGAACATGGGGATTTATTGCAGGATTAATTGTACCAATACTGCGAAGTGTTTTATTCGGTGCTCCACCATTAATGCCTACAGCAATAGCAATGTCTTTTGAACTTGCAGCTTATGGATTAATTACAGGAATAATGTATAAAAAATTATATAATAAAAAAGGAAGGATTTATATATCGCTCATTACTGCAATGATACTAGGAAGAAGCATATGGGGGATAGTTTCTTTTGGACTTTACAATTTACTTGGCAATAACTTTACATGGAAATTATTCGCTATGCAGGCATTTATAAATTCAATTCCAGGAATAGTTATTCAGCTTACCCTTATTCCAATTATGATATATAAGCTTCAGAATGCTGAAGGAGCAGTGATTTCATAT